TCTAAGCCGAACTTGCTGAGTCCGAGTGAGTAGGACCACACCAGGTCCGGCCGAGAGGTGTCGTCATGGACGATGGACACATGGTCATCCAGAAGAAAGCTCATGAGCGTACGAGGCTGCCAGTCCGAGGGATTGACGTACGCTTGAGTAATGACGTCATAGGCCGTGCCCTGTGACAACAGAGTCAGGCAACGAGCCAGGCGCGCAGCGAGTAGGACGGTATCGGGCATGTCGCGAGGCGAGGCGATGGACGGTGCGACGGCGCCCATGAGATCATGTTCCCAAGACAACTGCTTCATCACGTCGGCAGCATGGCTCATCGGGAGCGGCATCACCACGTGAGCCGACCAAGGGCCTTGCGTCGCCTGCCAGGATTCTGCCGAGCCTTCCTCATGTCGAATGGCTAATGGAGCGCCATACTCCTGCTCATAGAGGAGCCTCAGCTCCTCGGTGGTCGGGGCAGTGCCACGATAGCCGATGAAATAGAGCGGAGGCCGTTTTGCCGATGGTTTTGGTGACTTTTTCCTGATTCTCATAACCGAGAGTTGTTCGGAATTATTTACCGGCTTTCCGCGCCTTGCGGCGGTCTTCTGGATTCAGCAGCCGCTTCCGCAGACGAAGGTTCTGGGGGGTGATCTCGACCAACTCGTCGGCTCCGATGTACTCCAAAGCGAATTCCAGCGTCATTTCGCGCGGAGGGGTGAGCACCAAGGCTTCGTCGGAACCAGAGGCCCGCATGTTGGTGAGGTGCTTCTCCTTGCACACGTTCACATCCAGGTCCTCGTCTCGGCTGTTCTGGCCCACGACCATCCCTCGGTAGACGTCGACGCCGGGGCCGATGAACATGGCACCACGTTCCTGTGTCATGAAGATGGCATAACCCGTACTGACACCGTCTTCAAAGGCGACCAGCGAGCCATGTGGTGCCACGATCAGGTCCCGCTCCTCCGCGGCTTCGTAAGCCGAGAACACATGGTGCATAATGACGGTCCCGCGGGTCTTCGCCAGGAGCGCGTTCTTCAGCCCCATGATGCCTCTGGTCGGAATGTGGTACTCCAAATGCATCTCACTGGTGCCGACATCAGAGTGGATGAGCCGCATGTGTCGCATCTCGCCGCGACGTTTGCCGATCTCTTCGATGACCGTGCCTTGATAGTTTTCCGGCACCTGGATGGTCAACTCTTCGTACGGCTCCATGACGGCGCCGCCTTCACGATGGAGAATGACTTCTGGTTGCGAGACTTGAAGCTCGTACCCTTCCCGTCGCATCTGTTCGATCAACACGGCGAGATGGAGTTCGCCTCGCCCCGCCACAAGGAAGCGGTCGGCGCTGTCCGTCTCATTGACGCGGAGCGACACATTGGTTTCCAGCTCCTTGAACAAGCGCTCACGCAAATGGCGTGACGTCAGAAACTTGCCTTCACGTCCGGCGAAGGGACTGTTATTCACCGAGAAGGTCATCTGAACCGTCGGCTCGTCGATCGAGACGCGCGGGAGGGCGACCGGACGCTCGGCGTCGGCGATGGTATCGCCGATGCTCACCTCATCAAGCCCCGCCACTGCGACGATCTCTCCGGCGGCTGCCTGTTCGGTGTCGGCTCGTTCAAGGCCCGAATAGACCGCGAGGTCGGACACTTTTCCGGGAATCTGCGCGCCGTTCTTGCCGAGGACCATGACATTCTGCCGCCGGGCGATTGAACCGGACTGGATCTTGCCGATCCCCATCTTGCCTTTGTAGGGATCTTGCACAAGGGCCAGCACAAGAATTTGGAGCGGGGCCTCGACGGTAATGGCTGGAGCTGGGATCTTCTCCAGCACGGTGTCGAGTAATGGTCTGATGTCGGTACCCGGCTTGTTGACATCGAGCGTGGCGATCCCCTTGATCGCCGACGTGTAGACGATCGGAAAGTCGAGTTGTTCGTCGGTGGCTCCCAGATGGACGAACAGGTCGAAGGTGCGGTTGACGACGTCGTCGATGACGGCGTCCGGCCGGTCGATCTTGTTGATGACGACGATGGCTTTGTGCCCAAGCGCCAAGGCTTTCCGCAACACGAAGGTCGTTTGCGGCATGGGGCCCTCTTTCGCATCGACCAAAATCAATACGCCGTCCACCATCCGGAGCGTGCGTTCCACTTCACCCCCGAAATCGGCATGGCCCGGAGTATCGACAATGTTGATTTTCACCCCGTTGTAGATGACGCTGGCGTTTTTAGCCCGGATCGTAATCCCACGCTCCCGTTCCTGGTCCATCGAGTCCATGATGCGTTCGCCCATATCGTCGATCTTGCGATGGACGTGAGTTTGACGGAGCACCGCATCGACCAAGGTTGTTTTGCCGTGATCGACGTGGGCGATAATGGCGATATTCCGAATATCACTGCGACGGTCATGGGGGGCGCGTACTGTGGTCATAATGACGATATGTTCCTGATGACAAAAAAAAGACGCCCTGAGAGCGAGGCGTCGTTACCACTATAGCTGAACTCTATTCTCTCAAACAAGTGAATATAAACGAATGCGGAGAATAACCTCAAGAGACAAAAATCGAACAGGCGGTGAAGATGATCCAACATGTGCCGAATGTCACGACCGCTCGCAGCGATACACCGGTCATCCTCCCTGTGCGTCACGACGTAGAGACCGACGACCATGTTGGCCGGCGAAAGGGCCGCACCAAAGCCAGCCGTGCCATGCCGCTGTCGTGACTGCCAGGATGAACGGGATCAGGACGTTGAACTTGGCACCGAGGAACTGCGTGAGGTGGTGTGATCGAATACGGATTCCCACTGACGCACCTTGTCCTCCGCCTCTTCGCGCTCGGTGAGGACAGCTGCCATCACCAGCATGATGATGCTGAGGACGCCCATGAAGACTTGCAGGAGCAGCAGGGACGACTCGACGGTCGGCTGGGCGAACGGACCGGTGCCCTGAGCTGTGCCGACGACAGCGAGGGCGCTCACCGGAACGAGGGCCGTCGCCGCTCCGTGCAGGCCAAAGCGGAAGGTGGCCCACAACAGAAGTGGAATGATCAGATAGGTCAGCGGAGTGAGGAGGCCGGGAATGGGCGAGAGGATGCCGAAGATGACGCACGCCAGCGTCGACAACAACAGAAGCAGCAGTGTGGCCTCTGCCAGTCGGAGTGGGTGCCAATCGACTGAAGGCCGGCGACTCCAGGTCAGAATAAACGATCCCACCGTGAGAACGCCCATCATATCGCCTAGCCACCATGTCCACCAGATGAAGGTGATGGTTTTGGCCGGTGCGAACCCCGCCACATATAGGCTGGCGACCCCGAAGGTGGCGGCGATGAGACACACGAACATCGCCACGCCTGCGAACGTGAAAGCATGGACCGCTTGCTGGAAGGGACGAACTGAGCCGGTCCAGCGCCGCACGAGAAAGTTCCCCGCCAAAGCCTGGAGAGTGGAGCCGCCGGCGATGCCTGCTGACACGAACAGGTGGGCCGACAGGGGGAACAGGTTGGTCGTGGTAAAGCCGTCAAAAAAATTCGCCAGAAACGCCCCCAGCCAGACGCCTGGCCAGACCTGCTGTCCGTACAACAGCAAAGCGGCAAGGGCGATGCCAGCCGGAGGCCATAGCGCCGGCGCCTTGTTCTCCGGCGGCAAGGTCAGCATCGGCTCCAGCCTGGCCGTGGCGACGTACAAGGCGGCAAGGGCCAGCACCAGGGCCAGCCACCGCAGCCAGCTCGAAGTAGAGCGTCTCTCCGTCAAAGTTCCTTTCTTCGCCGACGCTAAGGCCGGAAGCCCAGCCTCTAACCGCAAAGCGCGGATCAGGCAGGCATGGCTCGTGGCTGGGCGGGATTCTCTTTCTTTATCTCATGAAGAGGCAGAAGCAAAAGGAAATTGCTAAACTGACCGACCCGTTGTGGTTATGTCTCTTTGGGTTTGAGGTTCCACGGCGATCACTTAGGCGACGTTGGCGGCGGAAGCTTGAGTTTTGTAAGGACGCATTGTAAGGTTTTCCAGCCTCGCAGATCAGACTTCCCAGGAGTGAGTCTTCATGCCACGCGATGACCCGTTCTTTGAAATTCAGACAAGGCCGCCTCGTCGCCTGCGTCGGTGGCAGATCGCCTTGATTGGTCTGGTGGCCGCCACCATCGTAGGAGTCACGATGGTCGCAGGAATCATCTGGCACTTTTCCCAAGATCTTCCATCGCTCGACCTACTCCAAAACTATCAACCGAGTTTGGTCACCACCGTCTATTCGGATGATCGTCAACCCATCGGCCAGTTCTATATCGAGCGCCGCATCCTGACTCCGCTCCCTGAAATTCCAAAAACACTGACACAGGCCGTCATTGCGACGGAGGACGCGCGGTTTTTCGAGCATCCGGGATTGGACTTTATCGGGATGCTCCGGGCGGCTTGGACGAACATTCGCCATGGAGGGAAGAAGGTCGAAGGCGCCAGCACGATCACGCAACAGTTGGCTCGTTCGCTCTTTCTCTCGTCCGAGCGGTCCTACGAACGGAAGATTCGTGAGCTTGTTCTCGCGTACAAAATGGAGGTGGTCTCCGGTAAGGAACAGATCCTTGAAACCTACTTAAACCAGATCTATTTCGGGCAGGGAGCCTATGGCGTCGGCTCCGCGGCTCATTCCTATTTCGGAAAAGACGTCAGATCTCTGACTCTTGCCGAATCCGCATTCTTAGGCGGTCTGCCGAAGTCGCCGAGCCGGTTTTCTCCTTTTACCGCCTATGATTTGGCGAAGAAGCGCCAAGAGCATGTTCTCGCCAGAATGGAGGAAGTTGGGTTTATCAAAGCGGCGGAACGGGAGACGGCTGCTCGTGAAAAGCTGAATTTCCATCGACCGGGAAGCGAACACCTTGCGCCGTATTTCGTTGAATACGTCCGTCAACTGCTCGTGGCGAAGTACGGGGAATCGATGGTGTACAAAGGCGGTCTCCAAATTTACACGACCTTGAATTTGGAGATGCAAAAAGCGGCGGAGGCAGCGCTCTTGAACGGGGCTCGCGAGCTCGACAAACGGGAAGGGTGGCGAGGGCCTCGACGATCCGTCGATTTGGCGACTTTCCAGCCATCGGGCCTGACCCAGACGGATCAGCTGCTCAAACCCGGTTATCTGGGTGAAGGGGTCGTCTTGAAGGTTGCGAAGGATCACTATGTGGTTCAAGTCGGCGCATTTACCGCGAAACTGACGTTTGACGACATGGCGTGGGCCAAGCGGATTCTCAAGGGGCCGGATCCCGCAGTGGATTTCGTCGTGAACCCGAATCTCAAGCAACTCCTGAAGCCCGGGGATGTCATCGAAATCGGCGTGAAACGACTCACCAAGGATGGAGTGCAACTCACACTGGAGCAGACGCCGATCGTCGAAGGAGGACTGATTGCGATCGATCCCAAAGGGGGTGCGATTCGGGCGATGGTGGGCGGCTATGATTTCTCCCGCAGTGAATACAACCGGGCGGTGCAGGCTCATCGCCAGCCGGGGTCCGCGTTCAAACCTCTCATTTATGCGACTGCGATGAGTCAAGGATTGAGCCCCGCCACACAGATCCTCGATGCCCCGGTCGTCTACGAGCAGGAAGAAGAGGACAAGATTTGGAAGCCGGAGAACTACGGTCGGAGGTTTCACGGCATGGTGAGCCTCAGAGATGCGTTGGCTCAGTCACACAATCTTGCGACGGTTCGGCTGTTGGACAAGGTCGGCGTGAAAAACGTGATCGAGCTCTCGCGCACCGTCGGGGTCACGAGTCCGCTTCCCGCCGATCTATCCCTGGGACTCGGCACATCGTCGGTGGGCTTGATGGAGTTGACGTCGGTGTACGGTGTGTTTTTGAACCAGGGGAATCGAGCGGAACCCTTTGCGGTCCAATCGGTCAAGGATAACCAGGGGAAGACGATTGAAGTGACCGAGCCTGAGCCTCATGAAGTCATCTCCAAAGAAACCGCTTATTTGATCACCAACATGATGGAGGATGTCGTGCAGAGGGGAACCGGGCAGTCGGCAAAGATTCTGGGACGTCCGATCGCCGGGAAAACCGGCACGACGAACGACTACATCAATGCTTGGTTTATCGGTGGCACACCGAATCTGGTCGCCGGTGTCTATGTCGGTTTCGACGATCGCCGCTCACTGGGAGAGAGCGAAACCGGAGCCCGTTCAGCCTTACCGATCTGGAACGCTTTCATGAAAGAGGCGCTTAAGCAGCTTCCCGTTGTCCCGTTCGAGATTCCTGACGGGGTGACTTTTGTGAAAGTCGATGCCGCGACCGGACTCCTGGAGTCAGAGCAAGAAGGAGAAGAGC
This region of Nitrospira sp. genomic DNA includes:
- the typA gene encoding translational GTPase TypA, which translates into the protein MTTVRAPHDRRSDIRNIAIIAHVDHGKTTLVDAVLRQTHVHRKIDDMGERIMDSMDQERERGITIRAKNASVIYNGVKINIVDTPGHADFGGEVERTLRMVDGVLILVDAKEGPMPQTTFVLRKALALGHKAIVVINKIDRPDAVIDDVVNRTFDLFVHLGATDEQLDFPIVYTSAIKGIATLDVNKPGTDIRPLLDTVLEKIPAPAITVEAPLQILVLALVQDPYKGKMGIGKIQSGSIARRQNVMVLGKNGAQIPGKVSDLAVYSGLERADTEQAAAGEIVAVAGLDEVSIGDTIADAERPVALPRVSIDEPTVQMTFSVNNSPFAGREGKFLTSRHLRERLFKELETNVSLRVNETDSADRFLVAGRGELHLAVLIEQMRREGYELQVSQPEVILHREGGAVMEPYEELTIQVPENYQGTVIEEIGKRRGEMRHMRLIHSDVGTSEMHLEYHIPTRGIMGLKNALLAKTRGTVIMHHVFSAYEAAEERDLIVAPHGSLVAFEDGVSTGYAIFMTQERGAMFIGPGVDVYRGMVVGQNSRDEDLDVNVCKEKHLTNMRASGSDEALVLTPPREMTLEFALEYIGADELVEITPQNLRLRKRLLNPEDRRKARKAGK
- a CDS encoding MASE1 domain-containing protein, coding for MTERRSTSSWLRWLALVLALAALYVATARLEPMLTLPPENKAPALWPPAGIALAALLLYGQQVWPGVWLGAFLANFFDGFTTTNLFPLSAHLFVSAGIAGGSTLQALAGNFLVRRWTGSVRPFQQAVHAFTFAGVAMFVCLIAATFGVASLYVAGFAPAKTITFIWWTWWLGDMMGVLTVGSFILTWSRRPSVDWHPLRLAEATLLLLLLSTLACVIFGILSPIPGLLTPLTYLIIPLLLWATFRFGLHGAATALVPVSALAVVGTAQGTGPFAQPTVESSLLLLQVFMGVLSIIMLVMAAVLTEREEAEDKVRQWESVFDHTTSRSSSVPSSTS
- a CDS encoding PBP1A family penicillin-binding protein encodes the protein MPRDDPFFEIQTRPPRRLRRWQIALIGLVAATIVGVTMVAGIIWHFSQDLPSLDLLQNYQPSLVTTVYSDDRQPIGQFYIERRILTPLPEIPKTLTQAVIATEDARFFEHPGLDFIGMLRAAWTNIRHGGKKVEGASTITQQLARSLFLSSERSYERKIRELVLAYKMEVVSGKEQILETYLNQIYFGQGAYGVGSAAHSYFGKDVRSLTLAESAFLGGLPKSPSRFSPFTAYDLAKKRQEHVLARMEEVGFIKAAERETAAREKLNFHRPGSEHLAPYFVEYVRQLLVAKYGESMVYKGGLQIYTTLNLEMQKAAEAALLNGARELDKREGWRGPRRSVDLATFQPSGLTQTDQLLKPGYLGEGVVLKVAKDHYVVQVGAFTAKLTFDDMAWAKRILKGPDPAVDFVVNPNLKQLLKPGDVIEIGVKRLTKDGVQLTLEQTPIVEGGLIAIDPKGGAIRAMVGGYDFSRSEYNRAVQAHRQPGSAFKPLIYATAMSQGLSPATQILDAPVVYEQEEEDKIWKPENYGRRFHGMVSLRDALAQSHNLATVRLLDKVGVKNVIELSRTVGVTSPLPADLSLGLGTSSVGLMELTSVYGVFLNQGNRAEPFAVQSVKDNQGKTIEVTEPEPHEVISKETAYLITNMMEDVVQRGTGQSAKILGRPIAGKTGTTNDYINAWFIGGTPNLVAGVYVGFDDRRSLGESETGARSALPIWNAFMKEALKQLPVVPFEIPDGVTFVKVDAATGLLESEQEGEEQKGTVELFAKGSEPTQAAQRRLDPTDFYKLDQIPEGQPIGDDNLQPP